The following coding sequences are from one Pyrobaculum sp. 3827-6 window:
- the leuS gene encoding leucine--tRNA ligase has translation MSELARFFLELGERWQRRWAEARVFEPEPEVGRPKYFITAAYPYPNGAIHIGHGRTYLIADVLARFYRHVGRISLFPMGFHYTGTPILTIAEAIASGDAAVAEEYMAIYGVPESEIKKMGDPLYLARYFHEQSKRAMQRFGLGIDWSREFTTIDPEYQRFIQWQFEKLRKKGLIVRGRHPVGWCPRHSMPVGAHDTKDDKEPEIGRWTLIYFADGEGLVFPAATLRPETVPGVTNMWINPEADYVVAEYDGRRMVLSRDAARRLSFQGGVRVLREAKGREFVGRAVQNPVTGEWVPVYEARFVDPGVGTGVVMSVPAHAPYDYAALRDMGAVRLIPLIRVEGYGDYPAKEVVERMGIKSQTDPALEEATREVYSAEYARGYMREDVAELVGGHLPEPARSMVRAVFKMYFAGRPVREAREFISKWLVESGLGGVMYDIMNKPVYCRCGTEIVVKVLEDQWFINYGESRWKELARELVGAMSIIPPEAKSHFYATIDWLDKRACARTRGLGTPLPWSGGWVIESLSDSTIYMAYYTVIKRIRHFGLRPEQLTEEFWDYVFLGVGTAEEVARRIGASPEALKAIREEFEYWYPLDSRNSGKDLIPNHLTFFIFNHVAIFPREKWPRQIVANGWVLREGEKMSKSKRNVLPLDRAVEMYGPDPLRATLAISAEVEQDLDFRDAEARRNAQQLMSIYTLAQRLAQGAEDRRPNWLDMWLVSEVALLLERAREAYEKVRVRQAAVEVLYNAKAVFDQYLAAVEKPSKLAAEAARAWAVAMEPIVPHLAEEVWSALGGEGFAAKAPWPRLKAEPAALLAKRYVDMLVEDVKKIPAYGPGVKRVVVYVNPNFSWVKAALSGDVKAVINAGAPPQVAKRVVDLVKTLGDEVRSLAASAEGFNEVEALSSYRSYIEKALGAPVEVYLADDSEAPDLGGKKKAALPLKPGIYIEK, from the coding sequence ATGAGTGAGTTGGCTAGGTTCTTCCTTGAGCTGGGGGAGAGGTGGCAGAGGAGGTGGGCCGAGGCCAGGGTTTTCGAGCCGGAGCCGGAGGTGGGGAGGCCGAAGTACTTCATCACGGCGGCGTATCCCTATCCCAACGGCGCCATACATATCGGCCACGGGCGGACGTACCTAATAGCCGACGTGCTGGCCCGTTTCTATAGACACGTGGGCCGGATCTCCCTCTTCCCCATGGGTTTCCACTACACCGGCACGCCGATTTTGACCATCGCCGAGGCCATAGCCTCGGGCGACGCGGCGGTAGCGGAGGAGTACATGGCCATATACGGGGTGCCGGAGTCCGAGATTAAGAAGATGGGGGACCCGCTGTACCTGGCTCGTTACTTCCACGAGCAGTCTAAGAGGGCGATGCAGAGGTTCGGCCTCGGCATAGACTGGAGCAGGGAGTTCACCACCATCGACCCGGAGTACCAGCGTTTTATCCAGTGGCAGTTTGAGAAGCTGAGGAAGAAGGGGCTTATCGTGCGGGGTAGGCACCCCGTGGGCTGGTGCCCGAGGCACTCCATGCCCGTGGGGGCCCACGACACCAAGGACGACAAGGAGCCGGAGATCGGCCGGTGGACGCTGATATACTTCGCAGACGGCGAGGGGCTGGTGTTCCCGGCGGCCACCCTGAGGCCGGAGACTGTGCCCGGCGTGACCAACATGTGGATTAACCCGGAGGCTGACTACGTCGTGGCTGAGTACGACGGCCGCAGAATGGTGCTCAGCAGAGACGCGGCCCGCCGCCTCTCATTCCAAGGCGGCGTCAGGGTGCTGAGGGAGGCCAAGGGGAGGGAGTTCGTGGGGAGGGCGGTGCAGAACCCGGTGACTGGGGAGTGGGTGCCTGTGTACGAGGCGAGGTTTGTAGACCCCGGGGTGGGCACCGGGGTGGTTATGTCTGTGCCGGCGCACGCTCCCTACGACTACGCCGCCCTCCGCGACATGGGCGCGGTGAGGCTCATCCCTCTGATCAGGGTTGAGGGCTACGGGGACTACCCCGCGAAGGAGGTGGTGGAGCGCATGGGCATAAAGAGCCAGACAGACCCGGCTCTGGAGGAGGCGACTAGGGAGGTCTACTCCGCTGAGTACGCCAGGGGCTACATGCGGGAGGACGTGGCGGAGCTGGTGGGGGGGCACCTCCCCGAGCCCGCCCGGTCCATGGTGAGGGCTGTCTTCAAGATGTACTTCGCGGGGAGGCCAGTGAGGGAGGCCCGGGAGTTTATCTCGAAGTGGCTTGTAGAGTCCGGCCTGGGCGGGGTGATGTACGACATTATGAATAAGCCTGTGTACTGCCGTTGCGGCACTGAGATTGTGGTGAAGGTGTTGGAGGACCAGTGGTTTATAAACTACGGCGAGTCTAGGTGGAAGGAGCTGGCTAGGGAGCTGGTCGGCGCCATGTCTATAATCCCGCCGGAGGCGAAGTCGCATTTCTACGCCACTATCGACTGGCTGGACAAGAGGGCGTGTGCGAGGACGAGGGGCCTCGGGACGCCTCTGCCGTGGAGCGGCGGCTGGGTTATAGAGAGCCTCAGCGACTCGACGATATACATGGCGTACTACACCGTGATCAAGAGGATAAGGCACTTCGGCCTGAGGCCGGAGCAGCTCACCGAGGAGTTCTGGGACTACGTCTTCCTAGGCGTGGGCACCGCCGAGGAGGTGGCTAGGAGGATCGGGGCCTCTCCAGAGGCTCTCAAGGCTATTAGAGAGGAGTTTGAGTACTGGTACCCCCTGGACTCGAGGAACTCCGGCAAGGACTTGATACCCAACCACCTAACCTTCTTCATCTTCAACCACGTGGCCATATTCCCCAGGGAGAAGTGGCCGAGGCAGATCGTGGCCAACGGCTGGGTGTTGAGGGAGGGCGAGAAGATGTCTAAGTCTAAGCGCAACGTCCTGCCTCTAGACAGGGCGGTTGAGATGTACGGCCCCGATCCGCTGAGGGCGACGCTGGCGATATCGGCTGAGGTGGAGCAGGACCTCGACTTCAGAGACGCCGAGGCTCGTAGAAACGCGCAGCAGCTGATGTCGATATACACCCTGGCGCAGAGGCTGGCCCAGGGGGCTGAGGACCGGAGGCCGAATTGGCTAGACATGTGGCTTGTGTCTGAGGTGGCGCTGTTGCTGGAGAGGGCGAGGGAGGCGTATGAAAAGGTGAGGGTGAGGCAGGCGGCGGTTGAGGTTCTCTACAACGCCAAGGCCGTCTTCGATCAGTACCTAGCCGCCGTGGAGAAGCCATCCAAGCTGGCGGCGGAGGCGGCGAGAGCGTGGGCGGTGGCCATGGAGCCGATCGTCCCGCACCTAGCCGAGGAGGTGTGGTCGGCGCTGGGCGGCGAGGGATTTGCGGCGAAGGCGCCCTGGCCGCGGCTGAAGGCGGAGCCCGCCGCCCTCTTGGCAAAGAGGTACGTGGATATGCTGGTCGAGGACGTGAAGAAGATACCGGCATACGGGCCGGGGGTCAAGAGGGTCGTGGTGTACGTCAATCCCAACTTCTCCTGGGTCAAGGCGGCGCTCAGCGGCGACGTAAAGGCCGTTATAAACGCGGGGGCCCCGCCGCAGGTGGCTAAACGCGTCGTGGATCTGGTGAAGACGCTGGGGGACGAGGTGCGGTCGCTGGCGGCGTCGGCTGAGGGGTTTAACGAGGTGGAGGCCCTGTCGTCGTACAGGAGCTATATCGAAAAGGCGCTGGGCGCCCCGGTGGAGGTGTACCTAGCCGACGACTCGGAGGCCCCCGATCTGGGCGGGAAGAAGAAGGCGGCACTGCCTCTCAAGCCAGGTATATACATAGAGAAGTAG
- a CDS encoding sulfate ABC transporter permease encodes MLALLVILFMILLLIVLPLAHAGELAPGLGESLVLTALFSVAASALALLPGLAVAMWGRAPGRGLAAQILYVPAVVPPTAVGVLLLGSVTAPGKICGWLGVDCRYVSEALYGLFVNKPAGIVLAMFVMALPVVYAVFDGALREVRAEAYFRSLGFGGLKLLWLVLLSLRRAAASAFIFSFLRGFGELGVLLIFAAYPPTLPIYIYNSWLIYGVGPAVTASLLTMAIGVVSAYVIRLWLSR; translated from the coding sequence ATGCTGGCGTTGCTTGTCATCCTCTTTATGATCCTCTTGTTAATAGTCCTGCCTCTAGCCCACGCGGGGGAGCTGGCGCCGGGGCTGGGGGAGAGCCTTGTTCTCACGGCGCTGTTCAGCGTAGCGGCCTCGGCGCTGGCATTGTTGCCGGGCCTCGCGGTGGCTATGTGGGGGAGGGCCCCCGGGAGGGGGCTGGCGGCTCAGATTCTCTACGTCCCGGCGGTGGTGCCCCCCACGGCCGTGGGAGTGCTTCTCCTTGGCTCAGTAACCGCCCCTGGGAAGATCTGCGGCTGGCTGGGGGTGGACTGTAGATACGTGTCGGAGGCGCTGTACGGGCTGTTCGTCAACAAGCCGGCTGGCATAGTACTGGCTATGTTTGTAATGGCTCTTCCTGTTGTCTACGCTGTCTTCGACGGAGCTTTGAGGGAGGTGAGGGCGGAGGCGTACTTCAGGTCGCTGGGCTTCGGCGGGTTGAAGCTTCTGTGGCTTGTCCTCCTCTCCCTGAGGAGAGCCGCCGCCTCCGCCTTTATCTTCTCCTTCCTCAGGGGGTTCGGCGAGCTGGGCGTCCTCCTGATATTCGCCGCCTACCCCCCGACCCTGCCCATCTACATATACAACTCGTGGCTCATCTACGGCGTCGGCCCGGCGGTGACCGCCTCTCTGCTGACCATGGCCATCGGAGTGGTGTCTGCATACGTGATTAGGCTATGGCTCTCTCGGTGA
- a CDS encoding transposase, translated as MFTYHLRCDVEKAREALGGDYRVVDLGGVVRLVESFVALYSGDMPLCVYKSWRMTYTDAAQFGLSRAEALVRKDGVVLRLVRGDERLGLPELVEGTPFVIHAMDVNEGGVMFRVFRIGGYVELVAKGVAGGIKEAFHPKKGVNLLIVDLPITPKFQHLLQEVFDLAREHYVELHTTMISDVCPICGGKMEKRGRLVRCPSCKIQLSRDVNAVWALARNIVRRLGREQQLAELREIFRLYYPNV; from the coding sequence GTGTTTACCTATCATCTAAGATGCGATGTTGAGAAGGCGAGGGAGGCGCTTGGCGGCGACTACAGAGTCGTCGACTTGGGCGGCGTGGTGAGGCTGGTGGAGAGCTTCGTGGCGCTTTACTCCGGCGACATGCCTCTCTGCGTCTACAAAAGCTGGAGAATGACGTATACAGACGCGGCCCAGTTCGGGCTCTCTAGAGCCGAGGCCCTGGTTAGGAAAGACGGCGTTGTGCTCAGGCTGGTGCGGGGGGACGAGAGGCTTGGCCTGCCGGAGCTGGTGGAGGGGACGCCCTTCGTAATCCACGCAATGGATGTAAACGAGGGCGGCGTGATGTTCCGCGTCTTTAGAATCGGGGGCTACGTGGAGCTCGTCGCCAAGGGCGTCGCCGGGGGGATAAAAGAGGCTTTCCACCCCAAGAAGGGGGTCAACCTACTCATAGTCGACCTGCCCATCACCCCCAAGTTCCAGCACCTCCTCCAGGAGGTGTTTGACCTGGCGCGGGAGCACTACGTCGAGCTACACACCACCATGATCTCAGACGTCTGCCCCATATGCGGGGGGAAGATGGAGAAGAGGGGGAGGCTGGTGAGGTGCCCCAGTTGCAAAATCCAGCTGAGTAGAGACGTCAACGCGGTGTGGGCCCTGGCGCGCAATATCGTCAGGAGGCTAGGCAGAGAACAACAGCTGGCAGAGCTCCGGGAAATCTTCCGCCTCTACTACCCAAACGTGTAA
- a CDS encoding RAD55 family ATPase, producing MGFKTGIDPIDEQIPDGLPPGYVVLIEGFLGVGKTFFASAIAATAARSGAPVLFFAIDALGDEVLEDLRSRGAPVDRVVVVDGFVPSNERLAKLKPAARHRLEAPDAYALINKLTEFAPEFRSGVVVVDSLNEVLLRSPGSALDIFRAFKIFAKYTESLVVATAHTDVEEVYGVLTAALHLADVIIQLEVDPNLEEMGLYVRRMRIARAKRLRVSHDWIHFEVVDGRVAEIDVKTMLKTLSRQLREMGIEIRQTGRK from the coding sequence ATGGGTTTTAAGACTGGTATAGACCCAATTGATGAGCAGATTCCCGACGGCCTCCCCCCAGGTTACGTCGTTCTTATAGAGGGGTTCCTCGGCGTCGGCAAGACTTTCTTCGCCTCGGCGATAGCGGCCACGGCGGCGAGGTCGGGGGCCCCGGTGCTCTTCTTCGCAATCGACGCCCTGGGGGACGAGGTTTTGGAGGATTTGAGAAGCCGGGGGGCGCCGGTGGACCGGGTGGTGGTTGTGGACGGCTTTGTCCCTTCCAACGAGCGGCTGGCTAAGCTGAAGCCCGCGGCGAGGCACAGGCTGGAGGCGCCGGATGCCTATGCTCTGATTAATAAGCTGACGGAGTTCGCCCCGGAGTTCAGGTCGGGGGTTGTGGTGGTGGACTCGCTGAACGAGGTGTTGCTCAGAAGCCCCGGCTCGGCTCTGGACATCTTCCGCGCCTTCAAGATCTTCGCCAAGTACACAGAGTCGCTGGTGGTGGCCACGGCGCATACAGACGTGGAGGAGGTGTACGGAGTCCTCACAGCCGCCCTGCACCTCGCCGACGTGATAATACAGCTGGAGGTGGACCCCAACCTAGAGGAGATGGGGCTCTACGTGAGGCGTATGAGAATTGCCAGGGCCAAGAGGCTGAGGGTGTCCCACGACTGGATACACTTCGAGGTGGTGGACGGACGCGTGGCGGAGATAGACGTCAAGACAATGCTCAAGACGCTGAGCAGACAGCTGAGGGAAATGGGGATAGAGATTAGGCAGACAGGACGCAAGTAG
- a CDS encoding metallophosphoesterase family protein: MRLLLVADVHDGVRQARSIRGSYDAVIAAGDFTYRRRVEAAVEVLEALAEIAPVYFVPGNTDPPELAGFEKGAVRSVHGRALPLGPYTVGGAGGSLPTPFDDLFRVSEEDLGALLYSLSPTPHILVVHNPPRGHLDKVGGVRPVGSLSVKRYIEEKQPILSVHGHIHEDRGIDIIGDTVLVNPGPLKDGYYAEAELDGAKAVVRLRRLTV, encoded by the coding sequence ATGCGCCTGCTTCTTGTCGCAGATGTGCACGACGGCGTTAGGCAGGCTAGGTCGATAAGGGGGAGCTACGACGCCGTTATCGCGGCGGGCGACTTTACCTACCGGCGGAGGGTGGAGGCCGCCGTGGAGGTGCTGGAGGCTCTGGCGGAGATCGCGCCGGTGTACTTCGTCCCGGGCAACACGGACCCTCCAGAGCTCGCCGGGTTTGAGAAAGGCGCCGTCCGGTCTGTACACGGGAGGGCCCTGCCTCTGGGGCCGTATACGGTGGGGGGCGCCGGCGGTAGCCTGCCCACACCCTTCGACGACTTGTTTAGAGTCTCTGAGGAGGATCTGGGGGCTCTTCTCTACTCCCTCTCCCCGACGCCCCACATCTTGGTGGTGCACAACCCCCCCAGGGGCCACCTGGACAAGGTGGGCGGCGTGAGGCCCGTGGGGAGCCTCTCAGTGAAGAGGTACATAGAGGAGAAGCAGCCGATTCTCTCGGTCCACGGCCACATACACGAGGATAGGGGAATCGACATAATAGGCGACACGGTCTTGGTAAACCCCGGTCCTCTGAAGGACGGCTACTACGCAGAGGCCGAGCTAGACGGGGCCAAGGCCGTGGTGAGGCTGAGGAGGCTGACGGTATAG
- a CDS encoding ABC transporter substrate-binding protein gives MPQKWIYIAIGAVILVAVLAVVFTSSKPQPPLPATAPQLPPSTQTSATSTVTSTQAQTAAQTSACSGGVVGFVPPALIRLIKDAATKAGLGVDGIQSVGSVEGIRRIQGGAKPDVFASVDIELKPDAERTGAREIYSLGRFKLALVCRRAVELGDIPKIKLSLVDPNKGPIGYRELAASWMLQQKYGVDLTSRYAALGVRYVYNGTLYIYVPSSLPNTDLTDVAPNLDATWSRLETGAVDCVYAYVPFLINKYVELKPLGKSTEYWELYEGRKGGATYNVYVFKPPYDFLNDPPIPVVLVLLDPSGRPAKTLKVGHFEAFVASYTERGDCVVNALKTMNLADYGFVRTTSS, from the coding sequence ATGCCCCAGAAATGGATATACATAGCTATAGGGGCCGTGATACTCGTGGCGGTGCTGGCTGTTGTATTTACTTCGTCAAAGCCGCAGCCCCCGCTACCGGCAACAGCGCCGCAGTTGCCCCCCTCCACCCAGACGTCGGCCACGTCCACTGTTACGTCTACCCAAGCCCAGACGGCGGCGCAAACCTCGGCTTGCTCCGGCGGAGTCGTGGGTTTTGTGCCCCCCGCCTTGATTAGATTAATAAAAGACGCGGCTACGAAGGCGGGCCTTGGGGTCGACGGCATCCAGTCGGTGGGCTCCGTGGAGGGCATCAGGAGGATACAGGGAGGCGCCAAGCCCGACGTATTCGCCTCCGTCGACATCGAGCTGAAGCCGGACGCCGAGAGGACGGGGGCGAGGGAGATATATTCACTAGGCCGCTTCAAGCTGGCTCTGGTCTGCAGAAGGGCTGTGGAGCTCGGCGACATCCCGAAGATAAAGCTGTCGCTGGTTGATCCAAACAAGGGCCCGATTGGCTACAGAGAGCTGGCGGCGAGCTGGATGTTGCAACAGAAGTACGGCGTCGACCTGACCAGCAGATACGCGGCGCTGGGGGTGCGGTACGTCTACAACGGCACGCTGTATATATACGTCCCCAGCTCTCTCCCCAACACAGACCTAACGGACGTGGCGCCGAATCTCGACGCCACGTGGTCGAGGCTGGAGACCGGGGCCGTGGACTGCGTCTACGCCTACGTGCCTTTCCTCATAAATAAGTACGTGGAGCTCAAGCCGCTGGGCAAATCGACGGAGTACTGGGAGCTGTACGAAGGGAGGAAGGGCGGCGCTACCTACAACGTCTACGTATTCAAGCCGCCGTACGACTTCCTAAACGACCCGCCGATCCCCGTGGTGCTGGTGCTCCTCGACCCCTCTGGCAGGCCTGCGAAGACGCTCAAGGTGGGCCACTTCGAGGCCTTCGTAGCCTCATACACAGAACGCGGCGACTGTGTGGTAAACGCCCTCAAAACTATGAACCTAGCCGACTACGGCTTCGTGAGGACTACGTCTAGCTAA
- a CDS encoding NfeD family protein, translating to MDVVISASALGLVGGLVLFFTLLGRIPPWLGYPLGGALLSIYVLIVVVGLKSSREFKRRPPPSASVVGRRGVVVEVEGGWALVKLEGAYWKVYCGSCAPGDVVEVVEIGDVGVVARRVE from the coding sequence GTGGATGTGGTTATCTCTGCGTCGGCTCTGGGCCTCGTCGGTGGACTCGTCCTCTTCTTCACCCTTCTCGGGCGGATACCGCCGTGGCTGGGGTACCCCCTCGGCGGCGCGCTCCTCTCGATCTACGTGCTGATCGTGGTGGTGGGTCTCAAGTCTAGCCGGGAGTTCAAGAGGAGGCCGCCTCCCTCTGCCTCTGTGGTGGGGAGGAGGGGGGTGGTGGTGGAGGTGGAGGGCGGCTGGGCTTTGGTGAAGCTGGAGGGGGCCTACTGGAAGGTGTACTGCGGCTCCTGCGCGCCTGGGGACGTGGTGGAGGTTGTGGAAATCGGCGACGTGGGGGTTGTCGCGAGGAGGGTGGAATGA
- a CDS encoding rhomboid family intramembrane serine protease has translation MAIPLRDINPTRTFPYVTKALVFINIAVFIYELLNPRFVQQYAFVPALAWEEPYRWITHMFLHGGVLHIVGNMLYLWVFGDNVEDYYGHGTFLLLYLFWGLAAAFTHYMAVETQASLMAATGYPGLSPVYMPALGASGAISGVLGAYMVLYPRARILTLLLFFVITMVEVPAWAYIGFWFLYQLFYGALEFITLSQSGVAYFAHIGGFIAGALTALVYRKRRATYYWYWTY, from the coding sequence GTGGCCATCCCGCTACGCGACATCAACCCAACGAGGACGTTTCCCTACGTCACCAAGGCCCTTGTCTTTATAAACATCGCCGTGTTTATATACGAGCTCCTCAACCCCCGGTTTGTTCAGCAGTACGCCTTCGTCCCGGCGCTGGCGTGGGAGGAGCCCTACAGGTGGATCACCCACATGTTTCTCCACGGGGGCGTGCTCCACATAGTGGGGAACATGCTCTACCTCTGGGTATTCGGCGACAACGTGGAGGATTACTACGGCCACGGCACCTTCCTCCTCCTCTACCTCTTCTGGGGCCTCGCCGCGGCGTTCACACACTACATGGCGGTGGAGACCCAAGCCTCGTTAATGGCGGCTACGGGCTACCCCGGCCTAAGCCCAGTGTACATGCCGGCGCTCGGGGCCTCCGGGGCCATAAGCGGCGTGCTCGGCGCCTACATGGTCTTGTACCCAAGAGCCCGCATCCTAACGCTGTTGCTCTTCTTCGTCATAACGATGGTCGAGGTGCCGGCGTGGGCCTATATCGGGTTCTGGTTCCTCTACCAGCTCTTCTACGGCGCCTTGGAGTTCATAACCCTGTCGCAGAGCGGCGTCGCCTACTTCGCCCACATAGGCGGCTTCATCGCGGGCGCCCTAACAGCATTGGTATACAGAAAAAGGAGGGCTACCTACTACTGGTACTGGACGTATTAA
- a CDS encoding class I SAM-dependent methyltransferase encodes MIYVAAVAVAAILAVLHFLWPYLVGRGGAYSTSSRKAAEWAFRKIGVAGRRIYDLGCGYGGVLALAKAMGAVPVGVEIDPVRWLVCALRCRCRVVLGDMFKTPLRDADVVYIFQWPSVNARLAEKFRRELRPGAYVVSYMWEVPGLRLVAYNPALRVYVYQV; translated from the coding sequence ATGATCTACGTAGCCGCAGTAGCCGTCGCCGCCATCCTCGCCGTTCTCCACTTCCTGTGGCCCTACCTCGTGGGTAGGGGCGGGGCTTACAGCACGTCGAGTAGAAAGGCGGCGGAGTGGGCCTTTAGAAAGATCGGCGTGGCGGGCAGGAGGATCTACGACTTGGGGTGTGGATACGGCGGGGTGCTGGCCCTTGCGAAGGCGATGGGCGCCGTCCCCGTGGGCGTGGAGATAGACCCCGTTAGGTGGCTGGTCTGCGCGCTCCGTTGCAGGTGCAGGGTGGTGCTTGGCGACATGTTCAAGACGCCGCTTAGAGACGCCGATGTTGTCTATATATTCCAGTGGCCTTCTGTAAATGCCAGGCTTGCCGAGAAGTTTAGGAGGGAGCTGAGGCCGGGGGCCTACGTGGTCTCCTACATGTGGGAGGTCCCTGGGCTGAGGCTGGTGGCTTACAACCCGGCTCTTAGGGTGTACGTATACCAGGTTTAA
- a CDS encoding radical SAM protein, with amino-acid sequence MSRAVRVSLSAVRPFDPWRNPLCPCPFKYGLNPYTGCGHGCLYCYITSYIPDAFSPRPKEGLLEKVRRDLEKIPRGAVVALSNSSDPYTPPEARLGLTRRVLEALLERGYRVLIVTKSPLVLRDLDILQRHRGRAAVQITITTLREDLAAALEPRAPRPAGRLEAVRRLSAAGIPVSVRLDPLVPLLNDDAGNIEEVASRAAAAGAVHLVASTYKAKRDNFARLAKAFPDKAPTWRRMYFEEGQYFHGQWYAPKNYRRKVLELAAEAARRHGLQFSICREEFLELNTPGAHCDGSHLLSGFK; translated from the coding sequence ATGAGCCGCGCAGTGCGGGTGTCGCTCAGCGCCGTGAGGCCCTTCGACCCGTGGAGGAACCCCCTCTGCCCGTGCCCCTTCAAATACGGGCTGAATCCCTACACCGGTTGCGGCCACGGCTGTCTTTACTGCTACATAACGTCATACATCCCAGACGCCTTCAGCCCCAGGCCCAAGGAGGGGTTGCTGGAAAAGGTTAGGCGGGATTTGGAGAAGATCCCCCGGGGGGCCGTGGTGGCGCTATCCAACTCCTCCGACCCCTACACGCCGCCTGAGGCGCGGCTCGGCCTCACGAGGAGAGTCCTAGAGGCCCTCCTCGAGAGGGGGTACAGGGTGTTGATAGTCACGAAGTCGCCCCTGGTGCTCCGCGACCTTGACATACTCCAGAGGCACCGGGGGAGGGCCGCCGTGCAGATCACCATCACCACGCTGAGGGAGGACCTGGCCGCGGCTCTGGAGCCCAGGGCCCCCCGCCCAGCCGGCAGGCTGGAGGCCGTGAGGCGCCTATCGGCGGCGGGCATACCAGTCTCCGTGAGGCTAGACCCCCTCGTCCCACTCCTCAACGACGACGCAGGCAACATAGAGGAGGTGGCGTCCCGAGCCGCGGCGGCCGGTGCGGTGCATCTCGTTGCCAGCACCTACAAAGCCAAGAGAGACAACTTCGCCCGCCTCGCCAAGGCCTTCCCAGACAAGGCGCCCACCTGGCGGAGGATGTACTTCGAAGAGGGGCAGTACTTCCACGGCCAGTGGTACGCCCCCAAGAACTACCGGAGGAAGGTGCTGGAACTAGCCGCGGAGGCCGCCCGGAGACACGGCCTACAGTTCTCCATATGCCGCGAGGAGTTCCTCGAGCTCAACACCCCCGGAGCCCACTGCGACGGTAGCCACCTCCTCTCTGGTTTTAAATAG
- a CDS encoding helix-turn-helix transcriptional regulator, whose amino-acid sequence MLDNVKVEILKKIATQGYTTVTDVVKDLGITWGAAQWHLFWLENNGYVKSVKINNTTIYIINCPNLIRKLDAVEKALAKTETKSSRHAT is encoded by the coding sequence GTGCTGGACAACGTCAAGGTTGAGATTTTGAAAAAAATCGCGACCCAGGGCTACACCACGGTAACTGATGTAGTTAAAGACCTAGGCATAACGTGGGGCGCCGCCCAGTGGCACCTCTTCTGGCTTGAAAACAACGGCTATGTAAAATCCGTCAAGATAAACAACACAACTATATATATTATAAACTGTCCAAACCTCATTAGGAAGCTAGACGCAGTGGAGAAAGCACTAGCCAAGACTGAAACGAAAAGCTCTAGACACGCCACATAG
- a CDS encoding ATP-binding cassette domain-containing protein: MALSVRGLRARRGRFELFVESLAVNSVVVLLGRNGSGKTTLLDAVAGVIPAEGVVEACGRDVSALPPEERRLVYIQATPVDPPAKARKFLKAVAARWGRDGRAVLEVAERLGIAHLLEASSMSTGQKQLVNIAAGLLADPCAFLMDEPASHLDWFNKRLVNNVVRKLDKPVLYVTHDPIEAAYVGDRICVLDQGRLTKCVDNPGVKTDDVDRFIERLFS; the protein is encoded by the coding sequence ATGGCTCTCTCGGTGAGGGGGCTGAGGGCCAGGAGGGGGCGCTTCGAGCTGTTTGTCGAGTCCCTCGCCGTAAATTCGGTGGTGGTTCTACTTGGGAGGAATGGGAGCGGCAAGACCACCCTGCTCGACGCGGTCGCCGGCGTAATCCCGGCGGAGGGGGTAGTGGAGGCGTGCGGCCGCGACGTCTCGGCGCTACCGCCGGAGGAGAGAAGGCTGGTGTATATCCAGGCGACGCCGGTGGACCCCCCGGCTAAGGCGAGGAAGTTCCTCAAGGCGGTGGCGGCGCGGTGGGGGAGGGACGGCCGCGCCGTGTTGGAGGTGGCGGAGAGGCTTGGGATTGCACATCTGCTGGAGGCCTCTAGCATGTCTACGGGGCAGAAGCAGCTGGTCAACATCGCGGCGGGGCTTCTGGCGGATCCATGCGCCTTCTTGATGGACGAGCCGGCGTCCCACCTAGACTGGTTTAACAAAAGGCTTGTAAACAATGTCGTGAGGAAGCTGGACAAGCCTGTGCTATACGTAACCCACGACCCGATCGAGGCGGCGTATGTGGGAGACCGCATCTGCGTGCTGGATCAAGGCAGGTTGACGAAGTGCGTAGACAACCCCGGCGTGAAGACCGACGACGTGGACCGCTTCATAGAGAGGCTGTTTTCGTAG
- a CDS encoding antitoxin, whose translation MSVVISVRIPRELRDKLRELGIDYYREIVEFLKERVQEEYYRQMSERYKRLLERGPRLGGDFATEFIRKDRKAG comes from the coding sequence GTGAGTGTGGTCATTTCGGTGAGGATCCCCAGGGAGTTGAGAGATAAGCTGAGAGAGCTGGGTATAGACTACTACCGCGAAATTGTGGAGTTTCTCAAGGAGAGGGTCCAGGAGGAGTACTACAGACAGATGAGCGAGAGGTATAAGAGGCTTTTGGAGAGGGGGCCGCGCCTAGGTGGGGACTTCGCCACGGAGTTTATACGTAAAGACCGTAAGGCTGGGTAG